One Gossypium hirsutum isolate 1008001.06 chromosome A11, Gossypium_hirsutum_v2.1, whole genome shotgun sequence genomic window carries:
- the LOC107923235 gene encoding uncharacterized protein isoform X2, with protein MQILQWLFKVAHEQGRENTEDQEDKSKDIVFSKHRRSKSKKFNKYFKPIIFPCNRDVARACFYSTIYLSRVRSSSHRGQQQHWAQSMKMKKKQDIATGFSVSPKSDSGTRTGDKVVLPLNEPPAENDQCNTIEKKEKVKGDKTKTMSRMKELLRWAAAKKPEKLGGKFIGRKVLQFRSREAMKGVSGDHDQLSNESPKISFRWDVQSSSTTSSAYSGITVTSSLRNDETCNILSLNSTPMHGLNRCCSRRGNWITTDSEFVVLEL; from the exons ATGCAG ATCCTTCAATGGCTCTTTAAGGTAGCACATGAACAAGGAAGGGAAAATACTGAAG ATCAGGAAGATAAATCCAAAGACATAGTTTTCTCAAAGCATAGAAGATCAAAAAGTAAGAAGTTTAATAAGTACTTTAAGCCAATCATATTTCCATGCAATAGAGATGTTGCGAGGGCCTGCTTCTATAGTACTATCTATTTGAGTAGAGTGAGGAGCTCTTCTCATAGAGGACAACAACAGCATTGGGCTCAATCcatgaagatgaagaagaaacaaGATATCGCTACAGGGTTCAGTGTTAGTCCAAAGTCGGATTCAGGTACTCGTACAGGGGACAAGGTAGTTTTACCGTTAAATGAACCCCCGGCGGAAAATGACCAATGCAACACcattgaaaagaaagaaaaggttaaaggGGACAAAACCAAAACCATGTCTAGAATGAAGGAGCTGTTGAGATGGGCTGCTGCTAAGAAACCGGAGAAATTAGGCGGGAAGTTCATCGGCAGAAAG GTTTTACAGTTTAGGAGCCGTGAAGCAATGAAAGGAGTGTCGGGTGATCATGATCAATTGAGCAATGAGTCACCTAAGATAAGCTTTAGATGGGATGTCCAGAGCTCCTCCACTACTTCCTCAGCCTATTCTGGAATCACAGTGACTTCTTCGTTGAGAAATGATGAAACCTGCAATATATTATCATTGAATTCAACTCCTATGCATGGCTTAAACCGTTGTTGTAGCAGGAGAGGGAATTGGATAACTACAGACTCTGAAT TTGTGGTGCTTGAGCTGTGA
- the LOC107923235 gene encoding uncharacterized protein isoform X1: MQQILQWLFKVAHEQGRENTEDQEDKSKDIVFSKHRRSKSKKFNKYFKPIIFPCNRDVARACFYSTIYLSRVRSSSHRGQQQHWAQSMKMKKKQDIATGFSVSPKSDSGTRTGDKVVLPLNEPPAENDQCNTIEKKEKVKGDKTKTMSRMKELLRWAAAKKPEKLGGKFIGRKVLQFRSREAMKGVSGDHDQLSNESPKISFRWDVQSSSTTSSAYSGITVTSSLRNDETCNILSLNSTPMHGLNRCCSRRGNWITTDSEFVVLEL, translated from the exons ATGCAG CAGATCCTTCAATGGCTCTTTAAGGTAGCACATGAACAAGGAAGGGAAAATACTGAAG ATCAGGAAGATAAATCCAAAGACATAGTTTTCTCAAAGCATAGAAGATCAAAAAGTAAGAAGTTTAATAAGTACTTTAAGCCAATCATATTTCCATGCAATAGAGATGTTGCGAGGGCCTGCTTCTATAGTACTATCTATTTGAGTAGAGTGAGGAGCTCTTCTCATAGAGGACAACAACAGCATTGGGCTCAATCcatgaagatgaagaagaaacaaGATATCGCTACAGGGTTCAGTGTTAGTCCAAAGTCGGATTCAGGTACTCGTACAGGGGACAAGGTAGTTTTACCGTTAAATGAACCCCCGGCGGAAAATGACCAATGCAACACcattgaaaagaaagaaaaggttaaaggGGACAAAACCAAAACCATGTCTAGAATGAAGGAGCTGTTGAGATGGGCTGCTGCTAAGAAACCGGAGAAATTAGGCGGGAAGTTCATCGGCAGAAAG GTTTTACAGTTTAGGAGCCGTGAAGCAATGAAAGGAGTGTCGGGTGATCATGATCAATTGAGCAATGAGTCACCTAAGATAAGCTTTAGATGGGATGTCCAGAGCTCCTCCACTACTTCCTCAGCCTATTCTGGAATCACAGTGACTTCTTCGTTGAGAAATGATGAAACCTGCAATATATTATCATTGAATTCAACTCCTATGCATGGCTTAAACCGTTGTTGTAGCAGGAGAGGGAATTGGATAACTACAGACTCTGAAT TTGTGGTGCTTGAGCTGTGA
- the LOC107924310 gene encoding DNA repair protein recA homolog 3, mitochondrial, with amino-acid sequence MQAVSKTGAQHVRSKLSTFGFGGPTEVTYGGNALKFYALVRLNIRRTWLIKKGEETIGSQVLVKIVKNKLAPPFKNVEFELEFGKGISREREIIDLATKHKLVTKSGAFYSFNDWKLHGKEAFRRFLAENRSALEELVMKLREKLLDAESKKERQTDISDDCGGNCGVEKFCVFNG; translated from the exons ATGCAAGCAGTATCAAAAACTGGAGCCCAACAT GTGAGGTCAAAACTTTCGACATTTGGATTTGGTGGGCCAACTGAAGTTACCTACGGTGGTAATGCCTTGAAGTTTTATGCTTTAGTGCGTCTAAATATAAGGAGAACATGGCTTATCAAGAAAGGAGAAGAG ACTATTGGAAGTCAAGTTCTTGTGAAGATTGTGAAGAACAAGCTTGCCCCTCCATTTAAGAATGTTGAATTTGAGCTTGAGTTTGGCAAGGGAATATCCCGGGAAAGGGAGATCATAGATTTGGCAACGAAACACAAACTTGTTACAAAGTCTGGCGCATTCTACAGTTTCAACGACTGGAAACTCCATGGCAAGGAAGCCTTCAGAAGGTTTTTAGCTGAAAATAGAAGTGCTCTTGAAGAACTTGTGATGAAACTTAGAGAAAAGCTACTTGATGCTGAGAGCAAGAAGGAACGACAAACAGATATCTCGGATGATTGTGGGGGTAATTGTGGCGTTGAAAAGTTTTGTGTATTCAATGGATGA
- the LOC107924395 gene encoding F-box/kelch-repeat protein At3g24760 → MSDHNPKEPNINSLSLDLTQLIFSSLPLPSLLRASAVCKLWNSLISSPSFTSPCLSYPWFFLFGLHNTSSRNNQSFAFDPLSNAWFLLPRLDDPSSSSAFLGSNGFFFTTTPNFSYTPVLKSAWRFTSPLKFSRLNPLLGVFYDGSSGGFGFKFIVVGGVRFIGGLVDIEDRLAVEIYDPNRDSWELCPALPADFRSGNSSQSLSSALFKGKFYVFGIYSCFVSSFDLRNRVWSEVQTLRPPGVIFSFLIPCNDMLVLAGMCNNAPRGPSFNLWKIDETTLEFSEISIMPQSLLHSLVESEEDENFASLKCVGMGNLIYVFNEEYHQKYPSCLCEISAENGKCSWRRVPQLPLPVNKFHKVISFCSTVSLTHSFPQQ, encoded by the coding sequence ATGTCAGACCACAACCCTAAAGAACCCAACATCAACTCTCTCAGCCTCGATCTCACCCAACTCATCTTCTCTTCCCTTCCTCTCCCTTCCCTCCTCCGTGCTTCCGCCGTTTGCAAGCTCTGGAATTCTCTTATTTCCTCCCCTTCTTTTACTTCCCCTTGCCTTTCCTACCCTTGGTTCTTCCTCTTCGGTCTCCACAACACTTCTTCTCGGAACAACCAGTCTTTCGCCTTCGACCCTTTGTCGAACGCCTGGTTTCTTCTCCCTCGCCTTGATGACCCCTCTTCCTCCTCTGCTTTCCTCGGCTCCAATGGCTTCTTTTTCACCACCACTCCCAATTTCAGCTACACCCCAGTTCTCAAATCCGCCTGGCGTTTCACCTCGCCCTTGAAGTTCTCCAGGCTTAACCCTCTTTTGGGTGTCTTCTACGATGGTTCCTCCGGTGGGTTCGGCTTCAAATTCATCGTCGTCGGTGGAGTCAGGTTCATTGGTGGCTTGGTTGATATCGAAGACAGGTTGGCTGTTGAAATATATGACCCGAATCGTGATTCTTGGGAGCTTTGCCCCGCTTTGCCGGCTGATTTCAGGTCCGGGAACTCAAGCCAATCTCTTTCATCAGCTTTGTTCAAGGGCAAATTCTACGTCTTTGGGATCTACTCTTGCTTCGTATCTTCTTTTGATTTACGAAACCGCGTTTGGAGTGAGGTTCAAACTCTCAGGCCACCAGGggtcattttttcctttttgattccGTGCAACGACATGCTTGTTTTGGCCGGGATGTGCAACAACGCGCCACGGGGACCGTCGTTTAATCTCTGGAAAATCGATGAAACTACATTGGAATTCAGCGAGATTTCGATCATGCCGCAGAGCTTGTTACACAGCTTGGTAGAAAGCGAGGAAGATGAAAATTTTGCAAGCTTGAAATGCGTTGGAATGGGGAATCTTATATATGTATTCAATGAAGAGTATCACCAAAAGTACCCATCATGTCTTTGCGAAATCAGTGCTGAAAATGGGAAATGCAGTTGGAGGAGAGTGCCTCAGTTGCCATTACCTGTTAACAAATTCCATAAAGTCATTAGCTTTTGTTCCACCGTTTCTCTAACTCATTCTTTCCCCCAACAATAA